GCTGTTTTTGGCCCTCATTTGGATGATGAGCGGTCCATTTTCGAGCAGCAGAAGGCGGTTGGTCGTGTCATCGGGGGGGAATGTCGGCGGCCACAAGCTGCCAGGTGATTCGTCAAATGGATTGAATCGGCGCCAGGGAAAATTCACGAATCAGAGGGCCATTGGTGCGGGGGCGAGGCGCTTCCCTCATCGCCTCACCAACACCTTGCGGAACCTCGGCCAGCTTGCGCGCTGCCCGACGGCCATCCTGTTGGAGAACGCGCTGCTGGATACCGCGCGACCACTGGACATACGAATTCCTGCAGGGTTGCGCGCCCAAGGAGAAGCTGGCAGTTATATTGTTCAAGCCCGCGGCCCCCTCACCGATGGGTTCCGGGCATCGCTAAAACAAGCCGGAGCAACGACTGCCGCTTACATCCCTAACAACGCATACCTGGTCCGCCTCTCGGGTGCGGGTGCCCGCGAGCTTGCGGGTGACCCTCGAATACAAGCCGTTCTTCCTTTTGAACCTTACTACAAGCTCAAAGAGCCTCTGTTGACAATGACTTTGGAAGAAGCGGCGGCTAACCTCCCGCAAACAGCAATCGCAGCACCAACACCGGGAGAAGCCGGAACAGAAAGCGCACAGGCAGGCGGTTCGCCTTCCGAGGTTTCATTAAACCTCCTTCTTTTTCCTGATGCTTTTTCCACGACTGCGGTCTCCGTCACAAATCTGACAATTCAGGTCTTGGCGGAGGAACTGTCCCCGTTTGGGCGTCTGCTCAAGGTCCGCGCTTCCTCGAGCAACCTGGCTCTTCTGGCAAGCTTGCCTGGGATTCAGGAACTCGAACTCGCCCGCTTGCGCCGGCCTGCGAATGATCTCAGCCGTGTTTTGACGGGCATCGCGCCGGACCCGCAGACGCCTGTCAATTACCTCGGGCTGACTGGAACGAACGTGGTGATTAATCTGAACGATACGGGGGTGGACACGAATCAAGCCGATTTGATAGACCGCGTGTTAGTCGATTTCCCGCTCAGCGGGGTCGATACCAATGGCCACGGCACGCATGTTGCCGGCATTATCATCGGCAGTGGGGCTTCCTCGACGAGACTTACCAATGTGCCGGGCTCTCCGATGCCGGCCCTAGAGTTCCAGTTCCGCGGCAAAGCGCCGGCGGCGCGATTGCTTTCTATGGTTGCGGGTCTCGGTTCGGGCTCGGCCAAGTCGGATACTTACCTCCAACAAACTGCGGCTGCCACCAATGCCTTTATCTCGAACAATAGCTGGCTGTATGACGGGGATTATGGTTACGACATGGCCGCAGCCAGCTACGACGCGGCAGTGCGCGATGCCTTGCCGCAGGTAACTGGGTCTCAACCGCTCCTATTCGTCTTTGCCGCCGGTAACGCGGGCCACGGAACCGATGATGGCGCCGGCGGACTGCCGGATAGCATCCAATCACCCGCAACCGCCAAAAACGTGATCACCGTCGGGGCAATTGAGTTGCCACGTTTTATCACCAACGAGACCTGGTCTTGCTCGAACGGCCCGAACTGCCAGACGAACCAGCCATGGTTTGCTCTCACCGACTCGACTAATGAGGTCGCCGGGTTCTCGAGCCGGGGCAATGTGGGAATTGGGGTTGAAGGAGATTTTGGGCGATTCAAACCGGATGTCGTGGCCCCCGGAACGTTTGTTATCTCATCCCGCTCCGGACTTTGGGACCAGGCCGCTTACTACTCCGAACCAGACCCGTTTGCCTCGTCCGCGGATACGAATCAGTCGGTGGTCCTCAGCAATTTGAATGAGACGCTTGGCCCGTTTTACCGGTTCGAGTCAGGCACCAGCCTTTCAGCCGCCGATGTGTCGGGCACCCTTGCCCTGATGCAGGAGTTCTTTCAGCAGCGCCTGGGCCGAACCAATAGCCCTGCCCTGATGAAGGCCCTTTTGATTAATGGCGCGCGTTCGGTGGGTAACCTTTACGATTTTCGCAGCTCGGGAGGTACGAATTTCCAGGGCTGGGGCCTGATCAATCTGCCGCACAGTATTCCGGCGGCGCTGACCAACCAGAATTCTACTGGTAACCCGCTAGTTTTCTATGATCAAGACCCGTCCAGCGCCTTGGCGACAGGCCAAAGTGAGACTCGTTTTGTGACGCTCAGTCCTGGCGCCCGAAATCAGCCGCTACGCGTAACACTGGTTTGGACCGATCCACCGGGAAACCCGCTCGCTAGTATCAAACTGGTTAATGACCTGGATTTAATAGTAACCAATCTCGATACCGGAGAGGTCTTCTTCGGCAATGATATCCCGGCGGGCAGCCTTTTCAATCAACCATGGGACATCCATAGCGCGCCAAACATCGATTCGGTCAATAATGTTGAGAACGTTTATATTGCTCCTTCATTAGCCACCAATTGCTCGGTGACGGTTTATGCCGACCACGTTAACGTCAATGCGGTTACTGCGCATCCAGACGATGTGGTTCAGGATTACGCCCTGGTTATATCGAGCGGAGATGGCCAGGTTTGGGACGCGATTTCTGTCAGTAACAATCCTCCGGCTGCCACTGCGTCGCCGCTCATTACGCAGGTGACGAACAGCCTTGTTGATAGTAGTGGGGATATGGGCGCGCTTTTGCTGCATCAGCGCGCAGGGGCCAGCACCCCGCTGCTAGGCACCAACACCGTGTTGCTGGCCGATGGCACGAGTCTCCTGACCATCGGCATGACAAATCAGTGGCATTTTTATGTCGTGACAAATGAGGCCTCTTACACCAATGCGGCTTTCGTGGTGTGCCAGCCTCGGTCGCTTTCGATTCAGACCCTACCGGGAGCTTCCAATGTTACCTCTGGCCTGGCCATGTCGAACAATTCACTGGGCGAGCCAGACCTGGACCTCTATGTGTCACGCGACCCAGGGCTGACCAATCTCGATCCGAATGTCCTGGCGATGGCCGATGCTTCTGTCGGCCGCGGGGGCACAGAAATGCTCATCTATTCGAATGCCACCCCTGGCGCCTATTATATAGGGGTGAAATCCGAATCGCAGGAGGCCGCTGAATACACGTTCCTCGGCCTCCTTTGTGAACAGCCTTTCGCCCAAATCGACGCGCAAGGAAACCAACTAGTTCGCGGAATACCCTCTCCGGCCCTGATTCCCGGCGCCACAGCGGCCCAACCTGGGGAAGGCTACGTATTTTGCCTCGCCCCATACACCATGCCTGTGCATCGGGTAATTGTTACCAATACGATCACCACTCCGTCCATGGCTGACCTCGCAGGAACCCTCTCGCATAATCATGCATCCGTTGTTCTCAATAACCATTCCCTACAAGGCGCATTAAACAGCCAGGCATTTGTTTATGATGACAGCGCCCAGGCGGATGTCCCCGGGGCGCAGCCTGCGGACGGACCGGGAAGCCTGCGCGTCTTCGACGGAATGCAAGGTGCGGG
This genomic stretch from Verrucomicrobiia bacterium harbors:
- a CDS encoding S8 family serine peptidase, which produces MRWRYWTWLLLSLLFLALIWMMSGPFSSSRRRLVVSSGGNVGGHKLPGDSSNGLNRRQGKFTNQRAIGAGARRFPHRLTNTLRNLGQLARCPTAILLENALLDTARPLDIRIPAGLRAQGEAGSYIVQARGPLTDGFRASLKQAGATTAAYIPNNAYLVRLSGAGARELAGDPRIQAVLPFEPYYKLKEPLLTMTLEEAAANLPQTAIAAPTPGEAGTESAQAGGSPSEVSLNLLLFPDAFSTTAVSVTNLTIQVLAEELSPFGRLLKVRASSSNLALLASLPGIQELELARLRRPANDLSRVLTGIAPDPQTPVNYLGLTGTNVVINLNDTGVDTNQADLIDRVLVDFPLSGVDTNGHGTHVAGIIIGSGASSTRLTNVPGSPMPALEFQFRGKAPAARLLSMVAGLGSGSAKSDTYLQQTAAATNAFISNNSWLYDGDYGYDMAAASYDAAVRDALPQVTGSQPLLFVFAAGNAGHGTDDGAGGLPDSIQSPATAKNVITVGAIELPRFITNETWSCSNGPNCQTNQPWFALTDSTNEVAGFSSRGNVGIGVEGDFGRFKPDVVAPGTFVISSRSGLWDQAAYYSEPDPFASSADTNQSVVLSNLNETLGPFYRFESGTSLSAADVSGTLALMQEFFQQRLGRTNSPALMKALLINGARSVGNLYDFRSSGGTNFQGWGLINLPHSIPAALTNQNSTGNPLVFYDQDPSSALATGQSETRFVTLSPGARNQPLRVTLVWTDPPGNPLASIKLVNDLDLIVTNLDTGEVFFGNDIPAGSLFNQPWDIHSAPNIDSVNNVENVYIAPSLATNCSVTVYADHVNVNAVTAHPDDVVQDYALVISSGDGQVWDAISVSNNPPAATASPLITQVTNSLVDSSGDMGALLLHQRAGASTPLLGTNTVLLADGTSLLTIGMTNQWHFYVVTNEASYTNAAFVVCQPRSLSIQTLPGASNVTSGLAMSNNSLGEPDLDLYVSRDPGLTNLDPNVLAMADASVGRGGTEMLIYSNATPGAYYIGVKSESQEAAEYTFLGLLCEQPFAQIDAQGNQLVRGIPSPALIPGATAAQPGEGYVFCLAPYTMPVHRVIVTNTITTPSMADLAGTLSHNHASVVLNNHSLQGALNSQAFVYDDSAQADVPGAQPADGPGSLRVFDGMQGAGLWLLSVESTNNPGTDESLAVFLESQQDMTGGISSSILPGACRDDFIYLQPGTTNLTANVSFNSGSGPFSTQLCPIDVTTNCAAILTSGSPGNVTVVADDTTHPPINQGLYRLRVCNLGPDVASITAVSTTAVDPNPPGQVTFTFSGDMPIPDDALSTSTLYVTNTDQILSTEVGVRIDHPRVSDLMLNLVSPCGARVLLAQNRGGLSTNGMGINVLVTNMQPVSSTGGPQASTNTFDTGQTSGMISINYDMYALPDDMRIYYQGNLIYDSGLVSYSGSTNISYGPGNSTFITIVMNEGGNYDTNTAWFYIVTSTRVAPLYFTFTENTNLTVIPIKFAPTPLTNIDYSNPGFAPSSGIFYLPEQSLNAFKGESAAGLWTLEIKDARAGATNPPPVLQGWDLSFLFRDSIPKPIALSQAQLATNALGPGQIQWFYVDAPPWISFATNSLEAATAPLNLLFNQTNPPTGTNAGDVFLLRSVTNSSQVLQTNGVPPLLPGARFYLGVQNTNAATLSFVLAVGFDIANVVTLSDGVPFANSNPGPPGPVDYYRYTVSTNAVRAQFEINGPTAGMALVAREGLPLPSLTSYDYSSANSGTNDQLIVVHDFSNPVALAPGDWYLAAINLSGKPSSYSILATEFASPGTNFLLTGQVTAGDICLTWPSLPGVHYYVQGEVNLTDPAWTTLCSTITATDYSTTFCIALASPFEFFRVREGLVLSAAPLNLSPILYSPNGVLLQWTAAPGTRFSVQWNLSLSVPDWSTFTNVVTSSTSSFSFFDDGSQSGGLSQTRFYRLLQLP